A region of the Vibrio tubiashii genome:
GAACCGTTTGAGACGGTAACTATCGACGTGATGGAAGAGCACCAAGGCGGCATCATGGAGAACATCGGCCTACGTAAAGGTGAGCTGAAAGATATGTCTCCAGATGGCAAAGGCCGTGTACGTATGGACTTCGTAATGCCGTCTCGTGGCCTGATTGGTTTCCAAACTGAGTTCATGACACTGACGTCGGGTTCTGGTCTTCTATACCATACGTTTGATCACTACGGCCCTCACAAAGGCGGTAACATTGGTCAACGTATCAACGGCGTACTGATCGCGAACGCGGCAGGTAAAGCACTAACTAACGCACTGTTTAACCTTCAAGAACGTGGTCGCATGTTCATTGGTCACGGTGTTGAAGTATACGAAGGCATGGTTATCGGTATTCACAGCCGTGACAACGACCTAACAGTAAACGCACTAAAAGGTAAGCAGCTAACTAACGTACGTGCATCTGGTACAGATGACGCACAGGTACTGACTCCGCCAATCATCATGACTCTAGAGCAAGCGCTAGAATTCATCGATGACGACGAGCTAGTAGAAGTTACGCCAGAAAGCATCCGTATCCGTAAGAAGTTCCTAACGGAAAGTGATCGTAAGCGTGAAGCACGTAACGCTAAGTAATCTCACTTAGTTGTTATTCAAGCTTTAAAGCCCTGAGTTGATGCCAACTTGGGGCTTTTGTTTTTTAGGGTATGGAAATGAAACCTATCATAATTACTGGCGGTCCGGGTGCAGGTAAAACAACCTTGCTTGAGGCTTTGGCTGAATATGGCTATGCCACATTTGCTGAGGGATCTCGCGCGCTGATTGAGCAGCAGAGCCAGCTGCCTGATGGTATTTTGCCATGGACAGACTTGCCTAAATTCGCGCGTTTGTGCTTAAGGTTTATGGGTGACCAAAAGCTCACTGCGCAGCAATCACAGGTTGCTTTTATGGATCGAGCCATTCCCGATATTGTTGGTTATCTTAAAGTGGGCGGCTGTGAGGTAGGGCAAGAGTTCCTAGACCAAAGTGCTGGATACCATAATCAGGTGTTTGTCTGCCGACCTGAAACCTCGATTTATGTTCAAGATGCGGTGCGTCCGCATAGTTTTGAAGAGGCACTACAAATCCACCAAGTGCTTGTCGAAACCTATACGGAGCTAGGTTATCAGGTGATTGAAGTGCCATGGGGGACAGTCGCTGAAAGAGTGGCTTTTGTTCGCCAAGTAGTGGACTTAGATACAGGGGCAGAAAGCTAAAACCTCCTCATAAAGAGGAGGCTTTTAAATATTACTTTTGACTTAACTTTTGCAGGAACTTATCCGATTCTGCAATCGCTGCATTCATATCTTGTATTGCGTATTGGATATCTTGCTCCAAGCTCGCGAACTCACCCTGTAGAGAGCCAATCGCACTCGCGTTGAGGTTGTGCTTTAAATAGAGAGTATTGTCGCGCAGTGTATTGAGGACTGGGGTCATTTTGTCTTCTGCGCGCTTCATTGCTGACAACATAGTATTGTATGAGCGCTGAGTCTCTTTAAGTTTTTGTTCACTCGAACGCTTAAGCTTAGTGCTAGTGTAAAGCTTTAGTTCTTCTTGCCACTCGGCAAATAGCGCATCTGAAACATCTTCAATTGCGGCAATGCGGTCACTGACATCTTGCGCGGCTTTTTCACTGTCTTGGTACTTGTCGTTGATCTGGTTGTAGACGGTTTCTAGTTCTCCACCGTCGAAGTTGGTTAGTGCCGAAAGCGCTTCCAGTGCACTAGTAAATTCTTGCTGCGCGTCTTGTTGTGACTGCTTGGCGTCTTCAACACGATCCACCATGATGTCTCGTTTATGGTAGCCTACTTGTTCCATTGCAGAGTAATAGGCTGATTGACACCCTGTTAGGGTAAAAATCGACAATACAATAGCCAGTAAGTACGGCATGATGGTTTCCTTTCCTTTAGAATTAGACTGTTAGGATGACTGAGATAGTAGGGAGTTACAAGTTGAAAATCGAGCCAGTGATTAAGCAAACCGTATTATTTGCGCGCTATCTGCTGACGAGAATGGGTCACGATAGAGTCAATGTTAATGCTGGCTATCTGGCGTACATAACCTTGCTATCAATTGTGCCTATGCTCACCGTGTTGCTATCGGTGTTATCCTCTTTTGCTATTTTTGAAAATGCCGGTACTGCACTGCAAGATTTTGTGATTACCCATTTTGTTCCGGCGGCAGGAGATGCGGTTAAGAATGCTTTGCTGGAGTTTGTCGCCAACACAGGGAAAATGAGTGCTGTCGGTGGTGCTTTCTTGTTTGTTGCGGCTTTAATGCTGATTTCCAACATCGACAAAAACCTTAACTATATTTGGCGTGTCACTGACAAGCGTCGCGCGGTGTTTTCCTTCTCAATGTACTGGATGGTACTGACGCTCGGACCAATACTGGTTGGCGCCAGTATTGCCGCGACTTCTTATGTCACCTCGCTGAAAATTCTTGAGAGTGAGACAATATCAGGCGTCTATAACTTATTGTTACGTTGGCTACCCTTCCTACTGTCATTCTTCGCTTTCGTCGGTTTATATCTATTGGTGCCAAACAAGAAAGTGCGATTCCCTCATGCGGTTGTCGGGGCGATTGTCGCCGCACTGCTGTTTGAGGCGAGTAAGAAAGGATTTGCCGCTTATATTACCGAGTTTCCTTCTTATCAGCTGATTTACGGTGCTTTGGCTGCGATTCCTATCCTGTTTGTTTGGGTCTACTTATGTTGGCTCATTGTTCTAGTTGGTGCTGAGGTGACGGCGGCATTGGGTGAAAGAGAGCAGTGGAGTGAGCAACAAGAAATGGTAAACTCAAGCCAAACTAATATTGAGCCAGACAAAGGAAAGCAGAGTGATAGCACTGATCCAGAGAGTAAGTGAGGCAGCCGTACGCGTAGATGGTGAAGTGGTTGGAGAGATCGACAAAGGTCTACTTGTGCTGCTAGGCGTAGAAAAAGACGATGATGAAGCGAAAGCAAAACGTTTGATGGAGCGTGTAACCACTTACCGAGTGTTTGGTGACGATGAGGACAAGATGAACCTCAACGTGAAACAAGTCGATGGTAAAGTACTGGTGGTCTCCCAATTCACGTTACCTGCTGATACTAAGAAAGGCACAAGAGCTGGATTCTCTCGTGGCGCACACCCTGCGGACGCTGAGCGTTTGTATGAATACTTTGCAGATCGCTGCGCAGAAGTATTACCGACAGAGCGAGGACGCTTTGCGGCAGATATGAAAGTGTCGTTAGTAAATGACGGCCCCGTAACCTTCTGGTTGCAAGTATAATTATAAGGCTAGTGGAGGGGCGCTCTCGCCTCTATAAAAAGGATTTTTATGTTTAAGCTGATCACGCCAAAAACAGATAACCAACTGAATAAGTATTATCACTTTCGTTGGCAAATGTTGCGCGAACCGTGGCGAATGCCGATTGGTTCAGAGCGCGATGAATATGATCCAATGAGTCACCACCGCATGATTGTCGATGGTCGTGGCAGACCAATGGCAATCGGGCGTCTGTACATTACGCCAGACAGTGAAGGTCAAATCCGCTACATGGCGGTTAAAGGTTCTCGTCGTAGTAAAGGCATGGGTTCACTTGTCTTGGTGGCGCTTGAATCTTTGGCGCGTCAGGAGGGGGCAAAGCGCTTAGTGTGTAATGCTCGTGAGGATGCGATCTCCTTTTATGAGAAGAATGGTTTTGAGCGACGCGGTGAACTGACCGACGAGCGTGGCCCGGTGAGACACCAGCAAATGGTCAAGCAGCTTGATCCGATGGCGAATGTACTGCGTAAACCAGAGTGGTGTACTGAGCTTCAAGAGCGATGGGAGCATCAAATCCCGATCAGTGACAAGATGGGCATTAAGATAAACCAATACACTGGCTATCAGTTTGAGTGTGGTGCGCAGCTTAACCCGAACCTCAACCCGCACAATACTATGTTTGCTGGCTCAGCCTTTACGTTAGCAACCCTGACAGGCTGGGGAATGACCTGGCTGCTGATGAAAGAACGCGGCCTAACTGGTGATATTGTGTTGGCAGATAGCCAGATTCGTTACCGACATCCAGTGACGCAAAACCCAGTTGCCTCGACTTCTCTAGATGGTATCAGCGGTGATTTGGATCGTTTGGCGTCAGGACGTAAAGCGCGAATTGTTATTCATGTCACGATTCAGAGTGGCGATCAGGCTGCGGTAGAATTCATCGGTACCTATATGCTCATCCCCGACTATAAGTCTGTGCTTGGTGATGACTCTTCAGCGTCGGTGTAAGCGTTCGCTTCTTGTTCGGCCGTTTCAGGTTTAGTCTTATCGGCCTGGCAAGTCTGCTTAATCACGTTGGCACCATTGAGGATGTCTGACCAAAGTTCAGCGCACTCTTGCTGTGATTTAAACAGCAAGGTCGCAAACTGAGGTTTGGTCAAATCTATTTCACCAGCAACCTGTGAGTGGCTAGTTGGGCTACTGACAGAGATTCTTCCTCGATCAGCAATCATTTTTACAGCCCCTAAATCTAGTGGGTGCAAATACTCTTGTTCACCATCGACACTTTTCGCTGCTAGTGTGGCTTGGTGGAAATAGGTGGTTAACTTTCCTGACAAGCTATGTGACAGCATTGAATAGTCGCCAGATAGGCCTTCAAGTTCAACTTCTGCTTCTGCCAGTCCGGTGAGAGAAAATGGCAGTGCTTGCTCTAGCAAATAATGTTCTAGGGGTAGACCATCGGCATGGAGTGTTAGCTGCCACGGCGCGCTTAAGGTACTTCTATCCCAAATACCGTTGGCTTCTATGTAGCCTTGTTCTAGCGGAATAAAGGCGCGATCTAAGGTGAGTTTGTTATTGCTAGCATGTGCGGTCAGGTGGGCCTGTGTGGTGAGTAGCTTATCTATGCTGGCCGCATTGGCGCTTATCTCTATTTTTCCTTCTAACAGACCGTATTGGTCTTGCTCAATTAGCGTCAGCTCAGAGCCTTCAATATTCAAACCTGAGACTTGCCAGTATGGTTGCTTTTCAACTTGGATAAACTGAGCGTTTTCAACCTCTAGTTGGTTAATTGCTAGGTGCTGTAGGGAAGCGGTGACCTTTTTAATACTGGGTATTAGCTGCTCGGTTTGTTCAAGCCATTTAATGCCGTCAAGTTTGAGCTGCGACAGTGAGATACTCTGTGGTGAAACTGCGCCTTGGAGTTGCACTCGTCCTTGTTTGAAGTCGGCGTCGAACTCTTCAATACCAATTTGGTTAGAATTGAAAGCGAGCTTTGCTCTTGGAGAGAAAAGCTGCAATTCTCCGTTGCCAATGCTTTCGGCGTTAAATGAAGCATAGCCAGTCTGTTGTTGCCACATAGTCTGAGTAAGGTCGAGATCCTCTAGTGAGGCATCAAGGTGTTCAAAGCGCCAATGGCGATAGTTAAACGAGCTATTAAGAATATCTAAGCTGTTGATGTGGTAGATCGGCAGATTAAGGTTACCCAGTGTGGTTGAAAGCGTTTCTATCTGGCTCGAAAGTGGCAACTTTAGTTGGTCGATGGTGACGTTAATTAATGACCAACCTTGCGGGTACTGCTCTGCTTGTCCGGAAATATTCGCTCCGCGCCAATTAAAAGAACTGCCAAATATTGTGCTGTTGGCGGCTTGGTAACGCATATCGATGAGCAAGTTATCAAGAGCTTCTCCTTGCATGTAAAGTTGCTCAACAGATAGCTGGATATCGCCATAAGGTAGCCCGTTTTGATCGCTGTGCCACACTGGGTTTTCTATCTGCATATTCACGCCACGAGCTGACCATTTATTGCCACTGATATCGACATGTTTAAACGCTAGCTGGTGGAGCTTAACTTGTTCGAAAAGGGGAGATTCAAGTTCATTCAGGTCTAAACTTGCCCCTTCGACTAAAATAGAGTCGAAGCTTAGTTTGCCTTGCTGCCAAGGGAATTGGCTCAGCCATAAAGTGAGTTTAGGGAGCTGGATCGCCTTGTTGTCATGTTGCAGTTCAACGTCGTTTAACGTCAGTTGGAATGGAGGAGAATATTCAGCGTGGGTGGTTTCGAGTTGATAAGGCGTCAGGGTATTAATAAAAGTGGTGACGAGTTTTGCGGCATAGCTGGTTTGCATGACCGTATACAACGCAACTAAGGATAGAGTGATGGTACTGACCACTAGAATAGTAAGCAGCAAGAGTGCTTTTTTCACGTTGAATCACTTTCCCTCGTCGATAGATGCTACTAGCTTGGAACACTTTTTCTTTTCAGGCAACAAAAAGCCCCTCAATAGAGGGGCTTAGCTAAACAATTTCCAAGCAGGTCACTAATCTAGCTGAGGTCCAGCAGCAACCAGTGATTTACCTTCGTCATTGTCAGTGTACTTATCAAAGTTGTTGATGAAGCGCTCTGCTAGGTCTTTCGCTTTGCTTTCCCATTGTAGTGGGTCAGTGTAAGTATCACGAGGATCTAGGATTGCAGGATCAACGTCATGCAATGCCGTTGGTACTTCTAGGTTAAAGATTGGAATATGCTTGGTTTCTGCGTTCTCAATCGAGCCGTCTAGGATTGCATCAATGATGCCGCGAGTATCTTGAATTGAGATACGTTTACCGCTGCCATTCCAGCCTGTATTGACTAGGTAAGCTTCAGCACCCGCTGCTTCCATACGCTTAACCAGAACTTCTGCATATTTTGTTGGGTGCAGCGTTAAGAACGCAGCACCAAAACAGGCTGAGAAGGTTGGTGTTGGCTCAGTAATACCACGCTCTGTACCCGCTAGCTTAGCAGTAAAGCCAGATAGGAAGTGGTACTTAGTTTGCTCTGGAGTCAGCTTAGACACTGGTGGTAGTACGCCAAACGCATCAGCAGATAGGAAGATAACCTTGTTTGCATGGCCTGCTTTCGATACTGGCTTAACGATGTTCTCAATGTGTTCGATTGGGT
Encoded here:
- a CDS encoding virulence factor BrkB family protein, whose protein sequence is MTEIVGSYKLKIEPVIKQTVLFARYLLTRMGHDRVNVNAGYLAYITLLSIVPMLTVLLSVLSSFAIFENAGTALQDFVITHFVPAAGDAVKNALLEFVANTGKMSAVGGAFLFVAALMLISNIDKNLNYIWRVTDKRRAVFSFSMYWMVLTLGPILVGASIAATSYVTSLKILESETISGVYNLLLRWLPFLLSFFAFVGLYLLVPNKKVRFPHAVVGAIVAALLFEASKKGFAAYITEFPSYQLIYGALAAIPILFVWVYLCWLIVLVGAEVTAALGEREQWSEQQEMVNSSQTNIEPDKGKQSDSTDPESK
- a CDS encoding AAA family ATPase yields the protein MKPIIITGGPGAGKTTLLEALAEYGYATFAEGSRALIEQQSQLPDGILPWTDLPKFARLCLRFMGDQKLTAQQSQVAFMDRAIPDIVGYLKVGGCEVGQEFLDQSAGYHNQVFVCRPETSIYVQDAVRPHSFEEALQIHQVLVETYTELGYQVIEVPWGTVAERVAFVRQVVDLDTGAES
- a CDS encoding DUF2959 domain-containing protein, yielding MPYLLAIVLSIFTLTGCQSAYYSAMEQVGYHKRDIMVDRVEDAKQSQQDAQQEFTSALEALSALTNFDGGELETVYNQINDKYQDSEKAAQDVSDRIAAIEDVSDALFAEWQEELKLYTSTKLKRSSEQKLKETQRSYNTMLSAMKRAEDKMTPVLNTLRDNTLYLKHNLNASAIGSLQGEFASLEQDIQYAIQDMNAAIAESDKFLQKLSQK
- a CDS encoding bifunctional GNAT family N-acetyltransferase/hotdog fold thioesterase; protein product: MFKLITPKTDNQLNKYYHFRWQMLREPWRMPIGSERDEYDPMSHHRMIVDGRGRPMAIGRLYITPDSEGQIRYMAVKGSRRSKGMGSLVLVALESLARQEGAKRLVCNAREDAISFYEKNGFERRGELTDERGPVRHQQMVKQLDPMANVLRKPEWCTELQERWEHQIPISDKMGIKINQYTGYQFECGAQLNPNLNPHNTMFAGSAFTLATLTGWGMTWLLMKERGLTGDIVLADSQIRYRHPVTQNPVASTSLDGISGDLDRLASGRKARIVIHVTIQSGDQAAVEFIGTYMLIPDYKSVLGDDSSASV
- a CDS encoding AsmA family protein, producing MKKALLLLTILVVSTITLSLVALYTVMQTSYAAKLVTTFINTLTPYQLETTHAEYSPPFQLTLNDVELQHDNKAIQLPKLTLWLSQFPWQQGKLSFDSILVEGASLDLNELESPLFEQVKLHQLAFKHVDISGNKWSARGVNMQIENPVWHSDQNGLPYGDIQLSVEQLYMQGEALDNLLIDMRYQAANSTIFGSSFNWRGANISGQAEQYPQGWSLINVTIDQLKLPLSSQIETLSTTLGNLNLPIYHINSLDILNSSFNYRHWRFEHLDASLEDLDLTQTMWQQQTGYASFNAESIGNGELQLFSPRAKLAFNSNQIGIEEFDADFKQGRVQLQGAVSPQSISLSQLKLDGIKWLEQTEQLIPSIKKVTASLQHLAINQLEVENAQFIQVEKQPYWQVSGLNIEGSELTLIEQDQYGLLEGKIEISANAASIDKLLTTQAHLTAHASNNKLTLDRAFIPLEQGYIEANGIWDRSTLSAPWQLTLHADGLPLEHYLLEQALPFSLTGLAEAEVELEGLSGDYSMLSHSLSGKLTTYFHQATLAAKSVDGEQEYLHPLDLGAVKMIADRGRISVSSPTSHSQVAGEIDLTKPQFATLLFKSQQECAELWSDILNGANVIKQTCQADKTKPETAEQEANAYTDAEESSPSTDL
- the dtd gene encoding D-aminoacyl-tRNA deacylase, whose translation is MIALIQRVSEAAVRVDGEVVGEIDKGLLVLLGVEKDDDEAKAKRLMERVTTYRVFGDDEDKMNLNVKQVDGKVLVVSQFTLPADTKKGTRAGFSRGAHPADAERLYEYFADRCAEVLPTERGRFAADMKVSLVNDGPVTFWLQV